The following coding sequences are from one Capsicum annuum cultivar UCD-10X-F1 chromosome 3, UCD10Xv1.1, whole genome shotgun sequence window:
- the LOC107864492 gene encoding pentatricopeptide repeat-containing protein At2g20540 — translation MNVRFVVLTVKGLEDMFIPMLNNCKTTKFLKKIHAQIVKFSLSQSNYLVTRMVEICDTIGDIDYANSLFTKVDDPNNYLYNSMIRAYTHKHRYISCINMYRQMMRGIASPDEYTYPFVIRSCSATLRVDIGEQFHGNVCRFGLMSSVVIANSLLDMYVKCDRMGYARKMFDEMSERDVISWNGLICGYVRLRQVKKARDLFDEMPNKSIVSWTAMISGYTKTGSYGDALEVFRRMQMVGVKPDWISLVSVLPACAQLGALELGKWIHFYAEKYGYLRKTSVCNALMEMYAKCGSVDQAWQLFGQMSERDVISWSTMIGGLANHGRAHEALKLFHEMQRSAVEPNEITFVGLLCACAHAGLCDDGLRYFDSMKEDYNIEPGIEHYGCLVDLLGRTGRLERALAIIKSMPVKPDSAIWGSLLSSCRTHRNLEIAVVAMEHLLELEPEDTGNYILLANIYADLGKWDGVSRMRKFIRSKSMKKTPGCSLIEINSLVQEFLSGDNSKPFSKDIHEVLELLALHQSEEHDLVVDTILN, via the coding sequence ATGAATGTAAGATTTGTGGTTTTAACAGTCAAAGGACTAGAAGATATGTTCATACCTATGTTAAACAACTGCAAAACcacaaaatttttgaagaaaatacaTGCCCAAATTGTCAAATTTTCACTATCCCAGAGTAATTACTTGGTAACCAGAATGGTTGAAATTTGTGACACAATTGGAGATATTGACTATGCAAATTCGTTGTTCACAAAAGTTGATGATCCTAACAACTATTTATACAATAGTATGATTAGAGCTTATACGCATAAACATAGGTATATTTCATGTATCAATATGTATCGTCAAATGATGAGGGGAATAGCGTCTCCAGATGAATATACGTACCCATTTGTTATTAGATCATGTAGTGCAACTTTGCGTGTTGATATAGGTGAACAGTTTCATGGTAATGTGTGTAGATTTGGGTTGATGTCGAGTGTTGTTATAGCAAATTCTTTATTGGATATGTACGTAAAATGTGATCGAATGGGGTATGCGCGtaagatgtttgatgaaatgtctgaGAGAGATGTGATTTCTTGGAATGGTTTAATTTGTGGATACGTAAGATTGCGGCAGGTGAAGAAAGCGAGAGATTTGTTTGATGAGATGCCGAATAAGAGTATTGTTTCTTGGACTGCTATGATTTCGGGGTATACAAAAACCGGGTCTTATGGTGATGCGTTGGAGGTTTTTAGGAGGATGCAAATGGTCGGGGTGAAACCGGATTGGATTAGTTTGGTTTCGGTTTTGCCTGCTTGTGCGCAACTTGGGGCGCTCGAGTTAGGGAAGTGGATTCATTTCTATGCGGAGAAGTATGGGTATTTGAGGAAGACTTCTGTTTGTAATGCGTTGATGGAAATGTACGCGAAATGTGGAAGTGTAGATCAGGCTTGGCAGTTGTTCGGCCAGATGTCTGAAAGAGACGTGATCTCGTGGAGTACGATGATTGGAGGCTTGGCTAATCATGGTAGAGCGCATGAAGCATTGAAGTTGTTTCACGAAATGCAGAGATCTGCTGTTGAACCGAATGAAATCACATTTGTCGGTCTTCTATGCGCTTGCGCGCATGCTGGTCTGTGTGATGACGGTTTGAGGTATTTCGATTCCATGAAAGAAGATTACAACATAGAGCCCGGGATAGAGCATTATGGTTGTCTGGTTGATCTTCTTGGACGTACAGGCCGTCTTGAACGAGCTCTTGCAATCATCAAGAGCATGCCCGTTAAGCCCGACTCTGCTATATGGGGTTCTCTGTTGAGTTCTTGCAGAACTCATCGCAATCTTGAAATCGCAGTTGTTGCAATGGAACATCTACTAGAGCTCGAACCGGAAGATACAGGGAACTACATTCTACTCGCAAACATTTATGCAGATCTCGGAAAGTGGGACGGTGTATCAAGGATGAGGAAGTTCATAAGAAGTAAAAGCATGAAGAAAACACCGGGATGCAGTCTGATCGAGATAAACAGTTTGGTCCAAGAATTTCTATCGGGTGATAATTCGAAACCATTCTCAAAAGATATCCACGAGGTGCTAGAGCTTTTGGCCTTGCATCAAAGCGAAGAACATGATCTAGTTGTTGACACAATACTTAACTAG